A genome region from Mycobacterium florentinum includes the following:
- a CDS encoding MBL fold metallo-hydrolase gives MAPAPTLVQVTDTVHLARGEAVNWTLVTDDTGVLLIDAGYPGDREAVLASLKALGCGAGDVRAILLTHAHIDHLGSAIWFAGEHGTPVYCHADEVGHAKREYLEQVSVIDLALRIWRPTWAVWTAHVVRSGGLIRDGIPTTQPLTPEIAAGLPGHPMPVFSPGHTNGHCSYLVDGVLASGDALITGHPLIRHDGPQLLPAIFSYSQQDCIRTLSALALLETEVLAPGHGPLWRGPIREATNAALEKAGAL, from the coding sequence ATGGCACCAGCGCCAACACTTGTTCAAGTCACCGACACCGTGCACCTCGCCCGGGGTGAGGCCGTCAACTGGACACTGGTCACCGACGACACCGGCGTGCTGCTGATCGACGCCGGCTATCCGGGCGACCGGGAGGCCGTGCTGGCTTCGCTGAAGGCGCTCGGCTGCGGCGCCGGCGACGTGCGCGCGATCCTGCTGACGCATGCCCACATCGACCATCTGGGCTCGGCGATCTGGTTCGCCGGCGAGCACGGCACTCCCGTCTACTGCCACGCCGACGAAGTCGGCCACGCCAAGCGCGAGTACCTCGAACAGGTGTCGGTCATCGATCTCGCGCTGCGCATCTGGCGGCCCACCTGGGCCGTGTGGACCGCACATGTGGTGCGCAGCGGCGGCCTGATCCGCGATGGGATTCCGACCACCCAGCCGCTGACGCCCGAAATCGCGGCGGGCCTGCCGGGCCACCCGATGCCCGTTTTCAGCCCCGGCCACACCAACGGTCACTGCTCCTACCTGGTCGACGGCGTGCTGGCCAGTGGCGATGCGCTGATCACCGGGCACCCACTGATACGTCACGACGGGCCGCAACTGCTGCCGGCAATCTTCAGCTACAGCCAGCAGGACTGCATCCGAACCCTCTCGGCGCTGGCCCTGTTGGAGACCGAGGTCCTCGCCCCGGGTCACGGCCCGCTCTGGCGCGGCCCGATCCGCGAAGCGACCAATGCGGCGCTGGAAAAAGCGGGCGCTCTGTGA
- a CDS encoding YnfA family protein has translation MTVAKSIALFALAALFEIGGAWLVWQGVREHRGWMWVGWGVIALGAYGFVATLQPEAHFGRILAAYGGIFVAGSLLWGMGFDGFHPDRWDITGALICLLGVAVIMYAPRTR, from the coding sequence GTGACGGTCGCCAAGTCGATCGCGTTGTTCGCGCTGGCGGCGCTGTTCGAGATCGGCGGGGCCTGGTTGGTGTGGCAGGGGGTACGCGAACACCGCGGCTGGATGTGGGTGGGCTGGGGTGTGATCGCGCTGGGCGCCTACGGGTTTGTCGCTACTCTGCAGCCCGAGGCCCACTTCGGTCGCATCCTGGCCGCGTACGGCGGCATCTTCGTGGCTGGATCGCTGTTGTGGGGCATGGGTTTTGACGGGTTTCACCCCGATCGGTGGGACATCACCGGCGCGCTGATCTGCCTGCTGGGCGTGGCCGTGATTATGTATGCGCCGCGAACTCGCTGA
- a CDS encoding NtaA/DmoA family FMN-dependent monooxygenase (This protein belongs to a clade of FMN-dependent monooxygenases, within a broader family of flavin-dependent oxidoreductases, the luciferase-like monooxygenase (LMM) family, some of whose members use coenzyme F420 rather than FMN.) gives MNIRNGKHRKPIHLAAHFPGVNNTTVWTDPTAGSQIEFDSFVHLARTAERGLFDFFFLAEGLRLREHRGRIYDLDVVGRPDTFTVLAALAGVTDRIGLTGTINTTFNEPFEVARQFATLDHLSGGRAGWNIVTSSDAFTGENFRRGGFLKHADRYRRAEEFLVTAREFWDSWEDGAVLADIEKGVYVDPSRIRSVEHRGPDFNVRGFATLPVGPQGHPILLQAGDSDEGRAFGARYADALFTLHGSLEDGQRYYADVKGRAVSSGRDPDQLKVFPAATFVLGDTDAEAQDKARHIRYQQVSGATAIAMLEQVWGRELSDFDPDGPLPEFDPVVDSDITQGRVRHVDPVAVAGKWRERAEAEKLSIRELIIAVTTREQFVGTAARIADEIDKYIQADACDGFILVPHLTPHGLDEFVERVVPLLQERGAFRIEYSGETLRDHLGLSEFAAHT, from the coding sequence ATGAATATAAGAAACGGCAAGCACCGCAAGCCGATTCACCTGGCCGCCCATTTCCCGGGCGTCAACAACACGACGGTGTGGACCGATCCCACCGCGGGCAGCCAGATCGAATTCGACTCGTTCGTACACCTCGCGCGCACCGCCGAGCGAGGACTGTTCGACTTCTTCTTCCTGGCCGAAGGGCTGCGGCTGCGCGAGCATCGCGGCCGGATCTACGATCTCGACGTCGTCGGACGGCCGGACACCTTCACCGTGCTGGCGGCGCTGGCGGGTGTCACCGACCGGATCGGTTTGACCGGGACGATCAACACCACCTTCAACGAACCATTCGAAGTTGCACGGCAATTCGCCACCCTCGACCACCTGTCCGGCGGCCGCGCCGGATGGAACATCGTCACCTCGTCGGACGCCTTCACCGGCGAAAACTTCCGGCGCGGCGGCTTCCTGAAGCATGCCGACCGGTACCGGCGGGCCGAGGAGTTCCTCGTCACGGCACGCGAATTCTGGGACAGCTGGGAAGACGGGGCCGTGCTGGCCGATATCGAAAAGGGCGTGTACGTCGACCCTTCCAGGATCCGCAGCGTCGAGCACCGGGGCCCCGACTTCAACGTGCGGGGATTCGCGACGCTGCCGGTGGGGCCGCAAGGTCATCCGATCCTGCTGCAGGCCGGCGACTCCGACGAGGGCCGGGCGTTCGGAGCCCGCTACGCCGACGCATTGTTCACCCTGCACGGCTCCCTGGAGGACGGTCAGCGCTACTACGCCGACGTCAAGGGCCGTGCCGTGTCGTCGGGCCGAGACCCTGATCAGCTCAAGGTATTTCCCGCCGCGACCTTCGTTCTCGGTGACACCGATGCCGAGGCGCAGGACAAGGCGCGACACATCCGTTATCAGCAGGTCAGCGGCGCCACGGCCATCGCGATGCTCGAACAGGTTTGGGGCCGTGAGCTTTCCGACTTCGACCCGGACGGCCCGTTGCCCGAATTCGATCCGGTCGTCGACAGCGATATCACCCAGGGCCGGGTCCGCCACGTCGACCCCGTCGCCGTCGCGGGTAAGTGGCGTGAACGCGCTGAAGCCGAGAAGCTGTCGATCCGTGAGCTGATCATCGCGGTCACCACCCGCGAGCAATTCGTCGGCACCGCCGCCCGGATCGCCGACGAAATCGACAAATACATCCAGGCCGACGCCTGCGACGGGTTCATCCTGGTGCCGCATCTGACGCCGCACGGCCTCGACGAATTCGTCGAACGGGTGGTGCCGCTACTGCAGGAACGCGGTGCGTTTCGCATCGAGTACAGCGGTGAGACGCTGCGAGATCATTTGGGGCTCAGCGAGTTCGCGGCGCATACATAA
- a CDS encoding LLM class flavin-dependent oxidoreductase, whose amino-acid sequence MNVPLSVLDLSPISAGSDPATALRNTIELAQRAEDWGFRRYWVAEHHFVAVASAAPAVLIGQIAAATNRIRVGAAAVQLGYTTAVAVVESFGMLEAFYPGRIDLGVGRSGQRRSEEHKPKKPKEPRPPRVWHEVDGVVVPTPFDLRGLLDLEQLQATMGILQQPEAVSPDFAEQVNDILALVDGDYHVGSFDVHAVPGERSGLRPWIFGSTRGQSARVAGALGLPFVASYHITPATALEAIDAYRDAFVPSAALAKPYVVVSADVVVADDSDTAQHLAAGYGHWVYSIRTGVGAMPYPDPASCPPLTEEQFALVKDRLATQFVGNADEVAERLEALQRVTRADELVITSVTHRHCDRLRSHELIAKRWGLTE is encoded by the coding sequence ATGAACGTTCCGCTCTCCGTCTTGGACCTCTCGCCGATCAGCGCCGGCAGCGACCCGGCGACGGCGCTGCGCAACACCATCGAACTGGCCCAGCGTGCCGAGGACTGGGGTTTCCGTCGCTACTGGGTGGCCGAACATCACTTCGTCGCGGTCGCCAGTGCCGCACCGGCGGTGTTGATCGGACAAATCGCGGCCGCTACCAACAGGATTCGGGTTGGTGCCGCGGCGGTGCAACTCGGCTATACCACCGCCGTCGCGGTCGTCGAGAGCTTCGGGATGCTGGAAGCCTTCTATCCCGGACGCATCGATCTCGGTGTCGGCCGGTCCGGGCAACGCCGCTCCGAGGAACACAAGCCCAAGAAGCCGAAGGAACCCCGGCCGCCGCGAGTGTGGCACGAGGTGGACGGCGTCGTCGTTCCAACCCCCTTCGACCTGCGCGGCCTGCTCGATCTCGAGCAGCTCCAGGCCACGATGGGGATCCTGCAGCAACCCGAGGCCGTATCACCGGACTTCGCCGAGCAGGTTAACGACATCCTCGCTCTGGTCGACGGCGACTACCACGTCGGCAGCTTCGACGTGCATGCGGTGCCCGGTGAACGAAGCGGCTTGCGGCCGTGGATCTTCGGCAGCACCCGGGGGCAAAGCGCACGGGTGGCCGGGGCGCTGGGACTGCCGTTCGTCGCGAGCTATCACATCACGCCGGCCACCGCGCTGGAGGCCATCGACGCCTACCGCGACGCGTTCGTGCCGTCGGCGGCCTTGGCAAAGCCCTACGTGGTGGTGTCGGCCGACGTCGTCGTCGCCGACGACTCCGACACCGCCCAGCACCTGGCCGCCGGCTACGGCCACTGGGTGTACTCGATCCGGACCGGTGTGGGCGCCATGCCTTACCCCGACCCCGCCAGCTGCCCACCACTGACCGAAGAGCAATTCGCGCTCGTAAAAGATCGATTAGCAACACAATTCGTCGGCAACGCGGACGAAGTGGCCGAGCGGTTGGAGGCGCTGCAGCGGGTGACCCGGGCCGACGAACTGGTCATCACCTCGGTGACCCACCGGCACTGCGACCGGCTGCGGTCCCATGAGCTGATCGCCAAACGCTGGGGACTCACCGAATGA
- a CDS encoding LLM class flavin-dependent oxidoreductase, with translation MSGPLHLGVALDGYGWDPQAWRATLAADPDTLSPLSGRYWAGLAATAERGLLDFLTIDDTLMPQPGRREEISPRRLAGRGDAALVAARIAPATRHIGLIPVATVTHTEPFHISKSIATLDYVSHGRAGWQPRVSSTAHEAALFGRRDGALDGLSDLFPEAADYVDVVRRLWDSWEDDAIIRDATTGRYVDIDKLHYIDFSGKFFSVKGPSITPRPPQGQPVVAVLAHQGPVYEFAATSADLVFITPSDETSLRGILDEVSAAGGARLKVYADVVVSFGGPGDPRSDALNFTGAATELVELLLQWQRLGIDGARLRPAVNATDLPVIVDEVVPLLQRAGRFRTAYQDGETLRTRLGLPVAPNRYATVRQ, from the coding sequence ATGAGCGGCCCGTTGCATCTGGGCGTCGCGCTGGACGGATACGGCTGGGATCCGCAGGCGTGGCGGGCCACGTTGGCCGCCGACCCCGACACGTTGTCGCCGCTGAGCGGACGTTATTGGGCGGGTCTTGCGGCCACCGCCGAACGCGGGTTGCTCGACTTCCTCACCATCGACGACACCCTGATGCCCCAGCCCGGGCGTCGCGAGGAGATTTCGCCCAGGCGCCTCGCGGGTCGTGGTGACGCCGCCCTGGTGGCGGCGCGCATCGCACCCGCGACGCGGCACATCGGGCTGATCCCGGTGGCGACCGTGACGCATACCGAGCCGTTCCACATCTCCAAATCCATTGCCACGCTTGACTATGTCTCGCACGGCCGGGCGGGCTGGCAGCCACGTGTCAGCTCGACCGCGCACGAGGCAGCGTTGTTCGGCCGCCGCGACGGGGCGTTGGACGGCTTGTCGGATCTCTTTCCAGAGGCCGCCGATTACGTCGACGTGGTGCGCCGGCTCTGGGATAGCTGGGAGGACGACGCGATCATCCGCGACGCGACGACCGGGCGCTACGTCGACATCGACAAACTGCACTACATCGATTTCAGCGGAAAGTTCTTCTCCGTCAAGGGGCCGTCGATCACGCCCCGCCCGCCGCAGGGCCAGCCGGTCGTCGCGGTGCTCGCCCACCAAGGGCCGGTTTACGAATTCGCCGCCACCAGTGCGGATCTCGTCTTTATCACGCCTTCCGACGAGACCTCGCTGCGCGGCATCCTGGACGAGGTGAGCGCCGCCGGCGGCGCGCGGCTGAAGGTCTATGCCGACGTGGTGGTGTCGTTCGGCGGCCCCGGCGACCCCCGCTCCGATGCGCTCAACTTCACCGGAGCCGCAACCGAATTGGTGGAGCTGCTGCTGCAGTGGCAGCGCCTCGGCATCGACGGCGCCCGGTTGCGGCCGGCCGTCAACGCCACCGATCTGCCGGTGATCGTGGACGAGGTGGTTCCGCTGCTGCAGCGGGCCGGCCGCTTCCGCACCGCCTACCAGGACGGCGAAACGCTGCGGACCCGGCTCGGCCTGCCGGTCGCGCCCAACCGATACGCGACGGTCCGGCAATGA
- a CDS encoding GNAT family N-acetyltransferase → MSKTQLRFVPAALDDALAQPLLAELAVEYAQRYDSTAPTVLAWLKDNPSDEFAPPDGGMLIGLLDGRPVTGGGFRRFDAQTAELKRIWTDSAHRRRGYAMALLAELEAEIAVRGYRKIYLMTGNRQPEAEELYQATGYSRLAEPVPSQGPVFPIAFEKWLT, encoded by the coding sequence ATGTCCAAGACCCAGCTCCGGTTCGTACCGGCCGCGTTGGACGACGCGCTGGCGCAGCCGCTGCTGGCCGAGCTGGCCGTGGAGTACGCGCAGCGCTACGACAGCACGGCACCAACGGTGTTGGCGTGGCTTAAGGACAACCCCTCCGACGAGTTCGCGCCACCGGACGGGGGCATGTTGATCGGTCTGTTGGATGGCCGCCCGGTGACCGGCGGCGGGTTTCGCCGCTTCGACGCGCAGACGGCCGAGCTCAAGAGAATCTGGACCGACAGCGCGCATCGGCGCCGCGGATACGCGATGGCGCTGCTGGCCGAGCTGGAGGCCGAGATCGCGGTGCGCGGCTACCGGAAGATCTACCTGATGACCGGCAACCGTCAGCCCGAGGCCGAGGAGTTGTATCAGGCCACCGGATATAGCCGGTTGGCCGAGCCGGTGCCGTCGCAAGGTCCGGTCTTCCCGATCGCGTTCGAGAAGTGGCTGACATGA
- a CDS encoding SAM-dependent methyltransferase: MARTDDDTWGPDSGVGMTATFGAVARALATTKGLVTDPFAEQLVRAAGVQYFTRMVDDQRHTEDGGDNAIMTGLITLLGAHTRFLDEFLADAGRAGIRQVVILGSGLDTRPYRLWWPPGTTVYEIDQPDVIDFKTAVLRGLGAELTAHRRAVGVDLRRDWLTAMRRAGFDATEPTVWIAETFLIGFLPPAGQNQLLDDVSAVSAPGSRFAGDHMPTWSSFQLEAAQTFVNTWRQFGLDVDLAGLTYPGEYRAVPQYLAGHGWQTVERNVADLFSAIGMGTRWRGTPDDNAITPRYVTATRSARPGATPGRNASA, translated from the coding sequence ATGGCACGGACCGACGACGACACGTGGGGTCCCGACAGCGGCGTCGGAATGACCGCGACGTTCGGCGCGGTCGCGCGGGCGCTGGCAACCACCAAGGGTCTGGTCACCGACCCGTTCGCGGAGCAGCTGGTGCGCGCCGCGGGGGTGCAGTACTTCACCCGGATGGTCGACGACCAGCGGCACACCGAAGACGGTGGCGACAACGCGATCATGACCGGGCTCATCACCCTGCTCGGCGCGCACACCCGGTTCCTCGATGAATTCCTCGCCGACGCCGGGCGGGCGGGCATCCGGCAGGTCGTGATCCTGGGCTCCGGCCTGGACACCCGGCCGTATCGGCTGTGGTGGCCGCCCGGGACGACGGTGTACGAGATCGATCAGCCGGACGTCATCGACTTCAAGACCGCCGTGCTGCGCGGCCTGGGCGCCGAGCTGACCGCGCACCGCCGGGCGGTCGGCGTCGACCTGCGCCGCGATTGGTTGACGGCCATGCGGCGGGCGGGTTTTGACGCCACCGAACCCACGGTGTGGATCGCCGAGACATTCCTGATCGGGTTCCTGCCGCCGGCCGGCCAGAACCAGTTGCTCGACGACGTCTCGGCGGTCAGTGCGCCGGGCAGTCGCTTCGCCGGCGATCACATGCCCACCTGGTCCTCGTTCCAGCTGGAGGCCGCCCAGACGTTCGTCAACACCTGGCGACAGTTCGGTCTCGACGTCGACCTGGCCGGACTGACGTACCCCGGCGAATATCGCGCTGTCCCGCAGTATCTGGCCGGCCATGGCTGGCAGACCGTCGAAAGAAATGTCGCCGATTTGTTCAGTGCGATTGGAATGGGCACCCGCTGGCGCGGCACCCCCGATGACAACGCGATTACGCCCCGATACGTCACCGCCACACGATCGGCCAGGCCCGGGGCGACACCCGGCCGGAATGCATCCGCCTGA
- a CDS encoding DUF3054 domain-containing protein, with protein MQRLGWLGVDVLCVLVFCAVGRRSHDEGINLTGIATTAWPFLTGTVIGWLVSRGWQRPTAVAPTGVVVWLSTVVIGMVLRKASSAGVAASFVVVAATVTALLLLGWRAAVGLALRRRSDV; from the coding sequence ATGCAGCGGCTGGGGTGGCTGGGCGTCGACGTGTTGTGCGTGTTGGTGTTCTGCGCCGTGGGACGCCGCAGTCACGACGAGGGCATCAATCTCACCGGCATCGCGACCACGGCCTGGCCGTTTCTCACCGGCACCGTGATCGGGTGGCTGGTGTCCCGGGGTTGGCAGCGGCCCACCGCCGTGGCGCCCACCGGCGTGGTGGTCTGGTTGTCCACCGTGGTGATCGGCATGGTGTTGCGCAAAGCCAGTTCCGCGGGCGTGGCCGCGAGTTTCGTCGTGGTCGCGGCGACCGTCACCGCGCTGTTGCTCCTCGGCTGGCGGGCGGCCGTCGGACTAGCATTGCGGCGCCGCTCCGACGTCTGA
- a CDS encoding acyl-CoA dehydrogenase has translation MSTHKPPAFNREDPLGLDASLSSDEIAVRDTVRKFCAEHVIPYVAEWFEIGDLPARQLSKQFGQLGLLGMHLEGYGCGGASSVHYGLACTELEAADSGVRSMVSVQGSLAMFAIWNFGSEEHKQQWLPGMAAGELLGCFGLTEPDAGSDPAAMKTNARRDGSDWVLNGRKMWITNGSVADVAVVWANTDDGIRGFIVPTRTAGFTANTIHHKLSLRASITSELVLDDVRLPADAMLPDAKGLRGPLSCLSEARYGIIWGSMGAARSAWQAALEYATQRTQFGRPIAGFQLTQAKLVDMAVELHKGQLLSLHLGRLKDSVGLRPEQVSFGKLNNTREALKICRTARTILGGNGISLEYPVIRHMVNLESVLTYEGTPEMHQLVLGQAFTGSDAFR, from the coding sequence ATGAGCACACACAAACCTCCCGCGTTCAACCGAGAAGACCCTCTCGGCCTCGACGCGTCGCTGTCCAGCGATGAGATCGCGGTTCGCGACACGGTCAGAAAATTCTGCGCCGAGCACGTCATCCCATACGTCGCGGAGTGGTTTGAGATCGGTGACCTGCCGGCGCGCCAACTGAGTAAGCAGTTCGGCCAGCTCGGGCTGCTCGGCATGCACCTGGAGGGCTACGGCTGCGGCGGGGCCTCGTCGGTGCACTACGGCCTGGCGTGTACCGAGCTGGAGGCCGCCGATTCCGGGGTGCGGTCGATGGTCTCGGTGCAGGGATCGCTGGCGATGTTCGCCATCTGGAACTTCGGCTCCGAGGAACACAAGCAGCAGTGGCTTCCCGGCATGGCCGCCGGCGAGCTGCTCGGCTGCTTCGGCCTCACCGAACCCGATGCCGGATCCGACCCCGCGGCGATGAAAACCAATGCGCGACGAGATGGTTCGGACTGGGTGCTCAACGGCCGCAAGATGTGGATCACCAACGGCTCGGTCGCCGACGTCGCGGTGGTGTGGGCCAACACCGACGACGGGATCCGCGGATTCATCGTCCCGACCCGCACCGCGGGCTTCACCGCCAACACGATCCACCACAAACTGTCGCTGCGGGCCTCGATCACCAGCGAGCTGGTGCTCGACGACGTGCGGTTGCCCGCCGACGCGATGCTGCCCGACGCCAAGGGGCTGCGCGGGCCGCTGTCCTGCCTGTCCGAGGCGCGCTACGGCATCATCTGGGGATCGATGGGCGCGGCGCGCTCGGCCTGGCAGGCCGCGCTCGAATACGCGACGCAGCGCACCCAATTCGGCCGGCCGATCGCGGGATTCCAGCTGACCCAGGCGAAACTCGTCGACATGGCCGTCGAATTGCACAAGGGCCAGCTGCTCTCGCTGCATCTGGGCCGCCTCAAGGACAGTGTCGGGCTGCGCCCCGAGCAGGTCAGCTTCGGCAAGCTCAACAATACCCGCGAGGCGCTCAAAATCTGCCGGACCGCTCGAACCATATTGGGCGGCAACGGGATATCGCTGGAATACCCGGTGATCCGGCACATGGTCAACCTGGAGTCGGTGCTGACCTATGAAGGCACTCCCGAGATGCACCAGTTGGTGCTCGGCCAGGCATTCACCGGTAGCGACGCCTTCCGCTGA
- a CDS encoding serine hydrolase domain-containing protein yields MMGLRRIAALAVACLLMAACGPTPSPAPPKAESADRAKADAVMRVVHNFMTQAHLKAVIVRVTVDGKEVLTQAVGDSMTGVPATTDMHFRNGAVAISYVSTLLLKLVDQKKLSLEDRLSKWLPDFPNAGRVTLGQLAQMTSGYPDYILGNDQFDNESYANPFQQWTTQDLLAQISGRPLLYEPGTNWNYAHTNYVLLGLALEKATGQDMPTLLSNEVLGPLGLEHTANSDTAEIPWPVLHTFSSERRQALKIPAGTPFYEESTYWNPSWTITHGAIQTTNIDDMEATAVGIGSGKLLSADSYKKMVSTALRGKTHPQPGCPTCFDQSEGYTYGLGIIISGDWLMQNPLFSGCAGVEAYLPAQKIAIAVAVTYAPEAFDDQGNYSNQADILFRKIGAVMAPNAAPPMPPGR; encoded by the coding sequence CTGATGGGTTTACGCCGCATCGCAGCCCTGGCCGTCGCCTGCCTGCTCATGGCGGCCTGCGGACCCACGCCGTCACCAGCGCCGCCGAAGGCGGAATCCGCCGACAGGGCCAAGGCCGATGCCGTGATGCGGGTGGTCCACAACTTCATGACGCAGGCGCACCTCAAGGCCGTGATCGTCCGCGTCACGGTGGACGGCAAGGAGGTCCTCACCCAGGCCGTCGGCGACTCGATGACCGGGGTGCCGGCCACCACCGACATGCACTTCCGCAACGGCGCGGTCGCGATTTCCTATGTGTCGACGCTGCTGCTCAAGCTGGTCGACCAAAAGAAGCTGAGCCTTGAGGACCGGCTGTCGAAATGGCTGCCCGACTTCCCCAACGCCGGGCGCGTCACGCTCGGACAGCTGGCGCAGATGACGTCCGGTTACCCGGACTACATCCTCGGCAACGACCAGTTCGACAACGAGTCGTACGCAAACCCGTTCCAGCAGTGGACAACTCAAGATCTGCTGGCGCAGATCTCCGGGCGCCCGCTGCTCTACGAGCCGGGGACGAACTGGAACTACGCGCACACCAACTACGTGCTGCTCGGGCTCGCGCTGGAGAAGGCCACCGGTCAGGACATGCCTACGCTGCTGAGCAACGAGGTGCTGGGCCCGCTCGGCCTTGAGCACACCGCGAACTCCGATACCGCCGAAATCCCCTGGCCCGTCCTACACACGTTCAGCTCCGAGCGGCGACAGGCGCTCAAAATCCCTGCGGGAACACCGTTTTACGAAGAGTCCACGTACTGGAACCCGTCCTGGACCATTACCCACGGCGCCATTCAGACCACCAACATCGACGACATGGAAGCCACCGCCGTCGGAATCGGGTCGGGCAAGCTACTCTCCGCGGACTCGTACAAGAAGATGGTGTCGACCGCGCTGCGCGGCAAGACGCACCCCCAACCGGGCTGCCCGACCTGCTTCGACCAAAGCGAGGGCTACACCTACGGGTTGGGCATCATCATCTCCGGCGATTGGCTCATGCAGAACCCGTTGTTCTCCGGCTGCGCGGGTGTCGAGGCCTACCTGCCGGCCCAGAAGATTGCGATCGCGGTCGCGGTCACGTACGCCCCGGAGGCATTCGACGACCAGGGCAACTACAGTAATCAGGCCGACATACTGTTCCGCAAGATCGGCGCGGTGATGGCTCCGAACGCAGCCCCACCGATGCCGCCGGGGAGATAA
- a CDS encoding TetR/AcrR family transcriptional regulator, translating into MPKKSITPGPRDERGVLAARITAAARNEFAQHGWAGTTIRAVARGADVDPALVYHYFGSKEGLLDAATNPPQKFLDNVAKVWTTSVDQLGAALISALLDAWADDEVAPTLRAILQTAAHEPATREKLRRIVEGSLMGVSHLGVDERDRLIRSGLVSSQMLGFALMRYVWKIEPVASMTDDEVIAAVAPNLQHYVNGDLTP; encoded by the coding sequence ATGCCGAAGAAATCGATAACACCGGGGCCCCGAGATGAACGCGGGGTGCTCGCGGCGCGCATCACGGCGGCCGCCCGCAACGAGTTCGCCCAGCACGGCTGGGCCGGCACCACGATCCGCGCCGTCGCCCGGGGGGCCGACGTCGACCCCGCGCTGGTCTACCACTACTTCGGGTCCAAGGAAGGCCTGCTGGACGCGGCGACGAACCCGCCGCAGAAGTTCCTGGACAACGTGGCCAAGGTGTGGACCACGTCCGTGGATCAGCTTGGCGCCGCACTGATCTCCGCCCTGCTGGACGCCTGGGCCGACGACGAAGTGGCGCCCACCCTGCGGGCCATCCTGCAGACCGCCGCGCACGAACCGGCCACCCGCGAGAAGTTGCGGCGAATCGTCGAGGGCAGCCTGATGGGCGTCTCGCACCTGGGCGTCGACGAACGCGACCGGCTGATCCGCAGCGGGCTGGTCTCGTCGCAGATGCTGGGCTTCGCGCTGATGCGCTACGTCTGGAAGATCGAGCCCGTCGCGTCCATGACCGACGACGAGGTGATCGCCGCGGTCGCCCCCAACCTGCAGCACTACGTCAACGGTGACCTGACGCCGTAA